Proteins encoded by one window of Paenibacillus urinalis:
- a CDS encoding ANTAR domain-containing response regulator: protein MKPRLLHVHDIPTTKCQVDVKFKELGYRVESVEAECMENLTESRFEMIILDLPACRLKKWLHLANSLFSFPILWWCDERKPATAAPHEKLDGVLCSGMNDNELQWSLLIGVKNYQMRVHLEREYRFLSSKLDEIKRVESAKLSLSKQKNISENKAYELMRTQAMNERRKIIEVADSVLRQPI, encoded by the coding sequence ATGAAACCAAGATTATTGCATGTTCATGATATCCCGACGACCAAATGTCAAGTTGATGTCAAGTTCAAAGAATTAGGTTATCGTGTTGAGTCTGTTGAAGCTGAATGTATGGAAAATCTTACAGAGAGCAGGTTTGAAATGATCATCCTCGATTTGCCTGCTTGTCGACTGAAGAAATGGCTTCATTTGGCAAACTCCTTATTCTCTTTTCCTATTCTGTGGTGGTGCGATGAACGAAAACCTGCCACTGCCGCTCCACACGAGAAGCTCGACGGTGTACTTTGCTCAGGCATGAATGATAATGAGCTTCAATGGTCATTGCTCATAGGAGTAAAGAACTATCAGATGAGGGTCCATTTGGAACGTGAGTATCGTTTCTTATCCAGCAAGCTTGATGAAATTAAGCGTGTTGAAAGCGCGAAGCTGTCACTTAGTAAGCAGAAAAATATAAGTGAGAACAAAGCCTATGAACTCATGCGTACACAGGCAATGAATGAACGCAGAAAAATTATCGAGGTCGCTGATTCCGTGTTAAGACAGCCTATATGA
- a CDS encoding ABC transporter substrate-binding protein: protein MRKWFKKTALLPLIGMLLITGCGSQGEGAGTAVGAASGGSASQANQLTIGITNPPLMFNPIDSDGSGSSGAVFTYRYFFDSLIKTTGPLQFELQLAESFETEDNQTFKIALHPDANWTDGTPITAEDVEFTINLIANPNTITTQRSAIFSLDGLNEKGMLPEGKDKLESIKVIDDKHLELRTKTPVDPNLVYERFSDVLIVPKHILSEVNPAELNQNPFWRSPNVTSGPYSFVKYESKSYVELAANPNYYRGVPKIEKVFIKIMPAANMVAQLESGELDMNAAQGVGNIPATEWSTVKSIEGLQTLEEQTRRYNSIEINTERFPDKKVRQALAYAIDRQMIVDQLMPGTGELQDGPYSNSHPYHDENILKYSYDPELAKQMLAEAGFDMNAPIELIVPTGDRTREMAGNIIQQNFQAIGLKVNQVNFDFPTTVSKLVSGDFDLALSSFGSIIDPDGPATVYRSTAALNDMRYNNPEVDALFDAGMAETDPEKRGEIYDKLQNLIQEDVPLITVYSEFNLMAIGEDIDGKGGVVDGMHYDVNTWERR from the coding sequence ATGAGAAAATGGTTTAAAAAAACGGCTTTACTCCCTCTAATCGGTATGCTGCTTATCACAGGCTGCGGCTCACAGGGGGAAGGCGCTGGGACCGCAGTAGGAGCGGCATCTGGAGGTAGTGCTTCTCAAGCAAATCAGTTGACGATTGGAATTACTAATCCACCCCTTATGTTTAATCCGATCGATTCTGACGGAAGTGGGTCGAGCGGTGCTGTGTTTACGTATCGTTATTTCTTTGACAGCTTGATCAAGACGACAGGACCGCTTCAATTTGAGCTTCAGCTGGCAGAGTCATTTGAAACAGAGGACAATCAAACATTCAAAATTGCCCTCCATCCAGATGCGAACTGGACAGATGGTACACCCATCACAGCTGAAGATGTTGAATTTACGATCAATCTGATCGCCAATCCGAACACCATCACAACGCAGCGCAGTGCTATTTTTTCATTGGACGGTTTAAATGAGAAAGGAATGCTCCCGGAAGGAAAGGACAAGCTGGAGTCCATTAAAGTCATTGATGACAAGCATCTGGAGCTGCGTACCAAAACCCCGGTTGACCCAAATCTCGTATATGAACGTTTCTCAGATGTGCTCATTGTACCTAAACACATATTGTCTGAAGTGAATCCCGCGGAACTGAACCAGAATCCGTTCTGGCGTAGTCCCAATGTAACATCTGGACCTTATTCTTTTGTTAAATATGAGAGTAAATCGTATGTTGAGCTGGCTGCCAACCCGAATTATTACCGGGGAGTACCGAAGATAGAGAAAGTGTTCATTAAAATCATGCCCGCTGCTAATATGGTTGCGCAATTAGAGTCAGGTGAGCTCGACATGAATGCTGCTCAAGGCGTTGGGAATATTCCGGCTACGGAGTGGAGCACAGTTAAGTCAATTGAAGGACTACAGACACTTGAAGAACAAACCCGAAGATACAATTCTATTGAAATTAATACCGAACGGTTTCCTGATAAAAAAGTTCGTCAAGCTCTTGCTTACGCCATCGATCGTCAAATGATTGTAGATCAGCTGATGCCTGGGACAGGAGAATTGCAGGATGGTCCTTATTCAAACAGCCATCCGTATCACGACGAGAATATCCTTAAATATTCCTATGATCCAGAACTAGCTAAACAAATGTTAGCTGAAGCAGGTTTTGATATGAATGCTCCTATTGAGCTTATTGTTCCAACTGGAGATAGAACACGTGAAATGGCAGGGAATATAATTCAACAAAATTTTCAAGCAATAGGTTTGAAGGTGAATCAGGTCAATTTCGATTTTCCAACGACGGTATCTAAGCTGGTATCAGGAGATTTCGATCTTGCGCTCAGCAGCTTCGGAAGCATCATCGATCCTGACGGGCCGGCGACGGTCTACCGATCGACTGCGGCTTTGAACGATATGCGCTATAACAATCCGGAAGTAGATGCGTTGTTTGATGCGGGTATGGCAGAGACGGATCCAGAGAAACGGGGTGAGATCTATGACAAGCTTCAGAATCTTATTCAGGAGGATGTTCCACTCATCACGGTATATTCCGAGTTTAACCTCATGGCAATAGGAGAGGACATTGACGGTAAGGGGGGTGTCGTCGATGGTATGCACTATGACGTTAACACATGGGAACGCAGATGA
- the speB gene encoding agmatinase — MYRPLTEKGKPAFGGIRTFMHLPHIKSLDQVDYAIIGNPFDTGAGYAVGTRFGPSAIREMSQRIRTTNPAQGIDSSEYLSGIDYGDLSIYPGYIEQTYETVQEQLAPIYDKGIVPIILGGDHSISYPHVKAAAAQYGPISLVHFDSHSDAWEPMDEIRRFSHGNMFYHGAKEGWINTETSIQMGMRGHSSLTHYEETRALGFDLLTTDDVKRMGTEQLCQRVKDRVKDTPVFLTFDIDFLDPVFAPGTGTPEVGGFTTYEAIQMLRGLAGINIIGCDLVEVLPDRDPTRVTALNAAAIVSEFITLLAMHRRSRKLLAAESVTV, encoded by the coding sequence ATGTATCGACCTTTAACAGAGAAAGGCAAACCGGCTTTTGGAGGAATTCGTACCTTTATGCATCTTCCGCATATCAAGTCATTGGATCAGGTCGATTATGCCATCATCGGCAATCCGTTTGATACGGGAGCCGGGTACGCAGTAGGCACAAGATTTGGTCCGTCAGCGATACGGGAAATGTCACAGCGAATCAGGACAACGAATCCAGCCCAAGGGATTGATAGCAGCGAGTATTTGTCTGGAATCGATTATGGTGACCTTTCTATCTATCCTGGTTATATTGAACAGACGTATGAGACCGTTCAAGAGCAGCTTGCTCCAATTTATGATAAAGGCATCGTTCCAATTATTTTAGGGGGAGACCACTCCATATCCTATCCTCATGTGAAGGCTGCTGCAGCCCAATATGGTCCGATCAGCCTCGTTCATTTTGATTCTCATTCGGATGCCTGGGAGCCTATGGATGAAATACGCAGGTTTTCTCATGGTAATATGTTTTATCATGGAGCTAAAGAAGGCTGGATCAATACGGAGACATCCATTCAAATGGGAATGCGGGGACATTCGAGCTTAACGCATTATGAAGAAACTCGTGCCCTTGGTTTTGATCTGCTAACTACCGATGATGTGAAGAGAATGGGGACAGAGCAGCTATGTCAAAGAGTCAAGGATAGAGTAAAAGACACACCGGTCTTCCTGACCTTTGACATCGATTTTCTGGATCCTGTGTTTGCACCAGGAACGGGAACGCCTGAAGTCGGGGGATTTACGACCTATGAAGCGATTCAGATGTTGAGAGGACTTGCTGGAATAAATATCATAGGATGTGATCTTGTAGAGGTGCTGCCTGACCGCGATCCAACAAGGGTAACGGCTCTGAATGCAGCTGCGATTGTATCGGAGTTTATTACACTTCTGGCTATGCATCGCCGGAGTCGGAAGCTATTGGCTGCAGAATCTGTGACTGTTTGA
- a CDS encoding ABC transporter permease, which produces MFNYIIRRLLIALPVLLGVTFLNFVLINLAPGDPVDMYVNPDVTEEDKQIRREALGLNDPFMIRYFKWLANLLQGDLGHSFSSFQPVTSMIAERIGPTLLLVGASILFGYLIAIPIGIYCAVKSGSKFDYLMSTGSLLGVSIPNFFLGLGLIYIFGVLLGILPTGGMNSMGGSGGFWDTLTHLILPTITLGTSISGGMIRYVRSSVIEVLGQEYLRTARAKGMKEFIVINKHALKNALIPLITIAGLDIPILIGGAVITETIFQWNGMGQLTIQAIFSRDFPLLMGVNMLAALSVLAANLWSDVMYAVVDPRIKYS; this is translated from the coding sequence ATGTTTAATTACATTATCCGTAGATTACTTATCGCCCTTCCGGTGCTTCTTGGTGTTACCTTTCTGAATTTTGTACTGATTAATCTAGCCCCTGGTGATCCGGTAGATATGTATGTGAACCCTGATGTAACGGAGGAGGACAAGCAGATCCGGAGGGAAGCGCTAGGGCTCAATGATCCTTTTATGATTCGTTATTTTAAATGGCTTGCGAATTTGTTACAGGGTGATCTTGGGCATTCCTTCAGCTCGTTCCAGCCTGTTACGTCCATGATAGCAGAACGCATTGGCCCGACTCTACTGCTAGTTGGAGCTTCTATATTGTTTGGTTATTTAATTGCTATACCGATTGGGATATATTGTGCTGTCAAATCCGGCTCCAAATTTGATTACTTGATGTCAACGGGCTCTCTTCTTGGTGTATCCATTCCCAATTTTTTTCTAGGATTAGGTCTTATTTATATCTTCGGTGTTCTGCTGGGTATACTTCCCACCGGAGGTATGAACTCAATGGGAGGGAGCGGAGGATTCTGGGATACCCTGACTCACCTCATTCTGCCTACAATTACTCTAGGGACTTCCATATCCGGGGGCATGATCCGTTATGTGCGTTCAAGTGTCATTGAAGTACTCGGACAGGAATATCTCAGGACAGCACGAGCTAAGGGTATGAAGGAATTTATCGTTATTAATAAACATGCGCTCAAAAATGCACTGATCCCTCTTATCACGATTGCAGGTCTAGATATTCCCATACTCATCGGCGGGGCAGTGATTACGGAAACGATCTTTCAGTGGAACGGAATGGGGCAGCTCACCATTCAAGCCATATTCTCAAGAGATTTTCCTCTGCTCATGGGTGTAAATATGCTGGCCGCCTTGTCTGTGTTAGCCGCAAACCTATGGTCTGATGTGATGTATGCGGTTGTTGATCCACGTATCAAATACAGTTAA
- the speB gene encoding agmatinase has protein sequence MKYRPQIEMGKPLYSGIHTFMHLPYEQNLDEDVDFAVIGVPFDTGVSYGIGARFGPSAIRSMSQRIRPISPVHQIDISEYLSGVDYGDLIVHPGYIEQSYQAIEDQLTPVFGAGVVPILLGGDHSISLPHLRAAAKKHGPVCLVHFDSHSDTGRSKHPERMWSHGAVFSYAVDEGLIDPYHSIQMGMRGTTYRADGLEEARAMGFEVLTTDDVRDLTIPELCRKVKECVGDRPVFLTFDIDFLDPVYAPGTGTPEVGGFTTYEAQKMLRGLAGIDFIGFDLVEVLPDRDPSQVTALNAANIVFEFISLLAVKRRDKSERVTRAEGDMSYEKMV, from the coding sequence ATGAAATATCGTCCACAGATTGAAATGGGGAAACCGTTGTATTCAGGAATCCATACGTTTATGCATTTGCCTTATGAACAAAATCTGGATGAGGACGTGGATTTTGCCGTAATCGGGGTTCCGTTTGACACAGGTGTCAGTTATGGAATTGGAGCTAGGTTTGGTCCGTCAGCGATTCGCAGCATGTCTCAGCGGATCAGGCCCATCTCTCCCGTACATCAGATTGATATTTCTGAATATTTATCAGGGGTGGATTATGGAGATCTCATCGTTCATCCAGGTTATATCGAACAATCCTATCAAGCAATTGAAGATCAGCTGACGCCAGTATTTGGAGCAGGTGTGGTGCCAATATTGCTGGGAGGAGATCATTCTATATCACTGCCCCACTTAAGAGCAGCAGCCAAGAAGCATGGTCCTGTATGTCTGGTGCATTTTGATTCCCATTCCGACACTGGACGATCCAAGCATCCGGAAAGAATGTGGTCGCATGGAGCTGTTTTCAGTTATGCGGTAGATGAAGGTCTCATTGATCCTTATCATTCCATCCAGATGGGAATGAGAGGAACGACATACAGGGCAGATGGTCTGGAAGAAGCTAGAGCGATGGGCTTTGAAGTGTTGACGACAGATGATGTCAGAGATTTAACTATTCCTGAACTTTGCCGCAAGGTGAAAGAATGTGTCGGAGATCGCCCGGTGTTTCTTACCTTTGATATTGATTTTCTTGATCCCGTCTATGCGCCTGGAACGGGAACACCAGAGGTCGGCGGCTTTACAACCTATGAAGCACAGAAGATGCTGAGAGGCTTGGCAGGTATTGATTTTATTGGCTTTGATCTGGTAGAAGTACTGCCTGACCGTGATCCAAGTCAGGTGACGGCACTTAATGCAGCTAATATTGTATTTGAATTCATCAGCTTGCTTGCAGTAAAGCGCAGAGATAAGTCGGAACGTGTGACACGAGCGGAAGGAGATATGTCTTATGAGAAAATGGTTTAA
- a CDS encoding catalase — protein MDTNHNDPKTNIEDDQTLTNRQGHPITNNQNIRTVSNRGPATLENYDFIEKISHFDREKVPERIVHARGAGAHGYFEAYGTCGDEPISKYTRAKLFQEKGKQTPVFVRFSTVVHGLHSPETVRDPRGFAVKFYTEDGNWDLVGNNLKIFFIRDAMKFPDMIHAFRPDPVTNIQDARRFFDFCANSPESFHMVTFVYSPWGIPANYRMMQGSGVNTYKWVNQEGKAVLVKYHWEPKQGIKNLTVKEAEEIQGKNFNHATQDLYEAIESGDYPEWELFVQIMEDGPNEELDFDPLDDTKLWPNDQFPWKKVGRMVLNKSPENYFNEVEQSAFGTGVLVDGLDFSDDKMLQGRTFSYSDTQRYRVGANYLQLPINAAKKRVATNQEGGQLRYYNDKAPGQNLHVNYEPSSMGGLTEAEQTGKEYTPYIEGNLVRESIDRNDNTKQAGQTYRDFEQWEKDELINNMVNDLAICPKDIQDKMIALAEQADEDYGRRLREGIAEKSKMMGDNNSVAQTHPLGADDAPGAVDEAIQKGHEQDPY, from the coding sequence TTGGATACGAATCATAATGATCCAAAAACGAACATAGAAGATGATCAAACTTTAACGAATCGACAAGGCCATCCGATTACGAACAATCAGAATATTAGAACAGTCAGCAACCGGGGACCTGCTACCTTGGAGAACTACGATTTTATCGAGAAGATCAGTCACTTTGACCGGGAAAAGGTGCCTGAACGAATTGTACATGCCAGAGGAGCAGGAGCTCACGGTTACTTTGAAGCTTATGGAACATGCGGCGATGAGCCGATATCTAAGTACACTCGTGCCAAGCTGTTCCAGGAAAAAGGCAAGCAAACACCGGTCTTCGTGCGTTTCTCTACCGTTGTACACGGCCTGCACTCTCCGGAAACGGTGCGTGACCCGCGCGGATTTGCAGTTAAATTTTATACGGAAGACGGCAACTGGGACCTTGTTGGGAACAATCTCAAAATCTTCTTTATCCGGGATGCGATGAAATTCCCTGATATGATTCATGCGTTCCGTCCAGATCCAGTGACCAATATTCAGGATGCGAGAAGGTTCTTCGATTTCTGTGCCAATTCGCCGGAATCCTTTCATATGGTCACATTTGTCTATTCTCCATGGGGTATTCCAGCGAACTACCGAATGATGCAGGGCTCGGGCGTAAACACGTACAAATGGGTCAATCAAGAAGGAAAAGCAGTGCTTGTCAAATATCATTGGGAGCCGAAGCAAGGCATTAAGAACCTCACTGTGAAGGAAGCAGAGGAAATTCAAGGGAAGAACTTCAACCATGCGACACAGGACTTGTATGAGGCTATCGAGAGTGGTGATTACCCGGAATGGGAGCTGTTTGTGCAGATCATGGAGGATGGTCCGAATGAAGAGCTCGATTTTGATCCGCTGGATGACACGAAGCTGTGGCCGAATGATCAGTTCCCATGGAAGAAGGTTGGACGCATGGTGCTGAACAAGTCTCCTGAGAACTATTTCAATGAAGTAGAGCAGTCCGCTTTTGGTACAGGGGTACTGGTTGATGGACTTGATTTCTCGGATGACAAAATGCTGCAGGGTCGTACCTTCTCCTATTCAGATACACAGCGCTATCGTGTAGGTGCGAACTATTTGCAGCTGCCAATCAATGCCGCGAAGAAGCGTGTCGCAACCAACCAGGAGGGTGGTCAGCTTCGTTATTATAACGATAAGGCACCAGGGCAGAACCTGCATGTGAACTACGAGCCTTCCAGTATGGGCGGACTTACGGAAGCCGAGCAGACAGGTAAAGAGTACACACCTTATATTGAAGGCAATCTCGTGCGTGAGTCGATAGACCGTAATGACAATACGAAGCAGGCAGGTCAAACCTACCGTGATTTTGAACAATGGGAAAAGGATGAACTGATTAACAATATGGTGAACGATCTTGCCATCTGCCCGAAGGATATTCAAGATAAAATGATTGCTCTAGCAGAGCAGGCCGATGAGGACTATGGCCGCCGCTTGAGAGAAGGTATTGCAGAGAAGAGCAAAATGATGGGCGACAATAACAGTGTTGCACAGACACACCCGCTGGGTGCTGATGATGCGCCTGGGGCAGTAGATGAAGCGATTCAAAAAGGACATGAGCAGGATCCGTATTAA
- the opp4C gene encoding oligopeptide ABC transporter permease, with protein sequence MPSLNVQPIAASEDRTSAAAASQVPSYEADSYWIMIRQRFMSHKLAVAGLIMMGFLILVGIFAPLIAPYDPNAIIGAFSASPSGAHWLGTDQVGRDVLSRLIYATRVSLAVGVITVILYVLIGTVVGAIAGYVGGWVDMLINRIIDVFMSFPSMMVILVLVTVLGTGLSNIIIVLALLGWPAVARLVRGSVLSLRQTEFVRAGIALGFSSPRLIFGHILPNAMGPILVNATFGAAAAILSESSLSFLGMGVQPPAASWGNMLNAAQSITALTTQPWLWIPPGLVIILSVLSINFIGDGIRDAMDPRRTGA encoded by the coding sequence ATGCCTTCACTGAATGTGCAGCCTATTGCAGCTTCAGAAGATAGGACATCAGCAGCAGCCGCGTCCCAAGTGCCCTCCTATGAAGCGGATAGCTACTGGATAATGATAAGACAGCGATTTATGAGTCACAAGCTTGCTGTAGCCGGCCTTATAATGATGGGATTTTTGATTCTCGTTGGTATATTCGCTCCATTAATCGCGCCATACGATCCAAATGCGATTATAGGAGCATTCTCCGCATCCCCTTCTGGGGCTCACTGGCTTGGAACGGATCAGGTAGGCAGAGATGTGCTCAGCAGGTTAATTTATGCTACCCGGGTATCGCTTGCGGTAGGTGTTATCACCGTAATTCTGTATGTACTCATAGGTACAGTGGTTGGAGCCATTGCTGGTTATGTCGGGGGATGGGTGGACATGCTGATTAATCGAATCATTGATGTGTTTATGTCATTTCCCAGCATGATGGTCATTCTTGTACTCGTAACCGTACTCGGTACAGGGCTCTCGAATATTATTATCGTACTTGCCTTGCTTGGATGGCCTGCAGTTGCAAGACTGGTGAGAGGCAGTGTTCTCTCACTTCGGCAAACTGAATTTGTGAGAGCCGGGATCGCGCTTGGTTTCAGTTCACCTCGACTCATCTTCGGACATATTTTACCTAATGCGATGGGACCTATTCTTGTAAATGCTACATTTGGTGCAGCTGCTGCGATTCTATCAGAATCCTCTCTAAGCTTCTTGGGAATGGGAGTTCAGCCGCCGGCTGCAAGCTGGGGGAATATGCTGAATGCGGCACAGTCTATTACTGCACTGACCACTCAGCCTTGGTTATGGATTCCGCCGGGGCTCGTTATTATACTATCTGTACTATCCATTAATTTTATAGGTGATGGAATTCGTGATGCGATGGACCCGCGCAGGACGGGTGCATGA
- a CDS encoding ABC transporter ATP-binding protein, whose translation MNDLLTVRELRTNFRTETGEVTSVDDVSFSLQEGETLCIVGESGCGKSVTSLSILRLLGRSGYISEGSIQFQDKELVELPDAELTKLRGKEISMIFQDPMSSLNPVFTIGNQLIEVIRLHLDLNARQAKEHAISVLKQVGFSRAEQILGQYPHTLSGGMKQRVMIAMALACKPKLLIADEPTTALDVTIQAQILQLIKDIRSEYGTSIMLITHDLGVVAEMADRILVMYAGQVVEEAEVFELFDHPAHPYTHGLMESIPHIEINDTRLQSIQGSVPSLQEMPSGCRFMKRCTRAGERCHSLPPLTEIKAAHKVRCWYPILSDHVSKIEG comes from the coding sequence ATGAACGATTTGCTGACGGTTCGAGAGCTGAGAACTAATTTTCGTACAGAAACAGGAGAAGTGACGTCTGTTGATGACGTCAGCTTCTCTCTCCAAGAAGGAGAGACCTTGTGTATCGTCGGTGAATCTGGCTGCGGGAAAAGTGTGACATCTTTATCTATTCTGCGCTTGCTTGGGCGGAGTGGTTATATTTCCGAAGGATCTATTCAGTTTCAGGATAAGGAACTGGTGGAGCTTCCTGATGCTGAGCTCACTAAACTTCGGGGCAAAGAGATTTCTATGATATTCCAAGATCCGATGTCCTCGCTCAATCCGGTATTCACTATCGGGAATCAATTAATTGAGGTTATCCGGCTGCATCTGGATTTGAACGCTAGACAAGCCAAAGAGCACGCAATATCCGTCCTTAAGCAAGTCGGTTTTTCGAGAGCGGAGCAGATTCTTGGCCAATATCCCCATACATTATCAGGTGGAATGAAACAGCGGGTTATGATTGCCATGGCTCTTGCCTGTAAGCCCAAGCTCCTGATTGCGGATGAACCTACGACAGCCCTGGATGTGACGATTCAAGCCCAAATCCTTCAGTTGATTAAAGATATTCGCTCTGAATACGGCACTTCAATCATGCTGATTACTCATGACCTGGGCGTTGTTGCAGAGATGGCGGATCGAATTCTCGTAATGTATGCCGGTCAGGTAGTTGAGGAAGCGGAAGTATTTGAGCTGTTTGATCACCCTGCGCATCCCTATACCCACGGCTTGATGGAATCGATCCCTCATATTGAGATCAATGACACTAGACTTCAGTCGATTCAAGGGTCGGTTCCTTCCCTGCAAGAGATGCCCTCGGGCTGCAGATTCATGAAGCGTTGCACAAGAGCCGGGGAACGATGTCATTCGCTGCCTCCGCTTACAGAGATTAAAGCAGCTCACAAAGTAAGATGCTGGTATCCAATTCTATCAGACCATGTCTCCAAGATTGAGGGGTGA
- a CDS encoding kanamycin nucleotidyltransferase C-terminal domain-containing protein, which yields MLLRDFFVRYDMMGRPSGYQALVTKVIEGDLRNKEEIYQLCEGLWTGLNEWYSELGIDYVSKELPV from the coding sequence ATGCTGTTGAGGGATTTTTTTGTACGATATGATATGATGGGGCGTCCTTCTGGTTATCAAGCGCTGGTAACGAAAGTGATAGAAGGAGATTTGCGCAATAAGGAAGAGATTTATCAACTATGTGAAGGCTTATGGACGGGGTTAAATGAGTGGTATTCGGAGCTGGGGATTGACTATGTCAGTAAGGAGCTGCCTGTGTAA
- a CDS encoding ABC transporter ATP-binding protein, producing the protein MSAIQKVIEDNIQAVPPLLQLEAVHKYYSIKKGVFSKTIGHVKAVDGVSLTVFPGETVGLVGESGCGKSTLGRSIVKLEEVTTGKVLFEGKDLAPLPIGQMRGIRRDLQMIFQDPYSSLNPRKRIVDLMTEPLKVLRGMTDGEALQQAAWLMEIVGLPLSSLGKYPHEFSGGQRQRIGIARAVALKPKLIVCDEPVSALDVSIQAQILNLLKDLQQEFNLTYLFIGHGLGSVKYMSDRIAVMYLGKIVEFASASALFQHPKHPYTKALLDAYPVPNPYLRNKERILLQGDVPSPAAPPTGCRFHTRCPMANHKCKEEEPELTNHGTDQNHLYACHYPLINNQIVRTREEGALYV; encoded by the coding sequence ATGTCTGCAATACAGAAGGTAATAGAGGATAATATTCAAGCTGTACCGCCTTTGCTTCAATTAGAGGCAGTTCATAAATATTACTCCATCAAAAAAGGAGTGTTCTCCAAAACCATCGGTCACGTTAAAGCCGTGGATGGAGTGAGCTTAACGGTGTTTCCTGGTGAAACTGTCGGACTTGTAGGGGAGTCGGGCTGTGGAAAATCAACGCTTGGGAGAAGCATTGTGAAACTGGAGGAGGTTACGACAGGTAAGGTTCTATTTGAGGGAAAGGATCTTGCTCCGCTGCCAATTGGACAAATGCGAGGGATAAGGCGCGACTTGCAAATGATCTTTCAAGATCCATATTCATCCTTGAATCCAAGAAAACGAATCGTGGACTTAATGACAGAGCCGCTTAAAGTACTACGGGGAATGACGGATGGAGAGGCATTACAGCAGGCTGCTTGGCTTATGGAGATTGTTGGACTGCCTCTATCAAGTCTTGGTAAATATCCTCACGAATTCTCGGGAGGACAGCGACAGAGAATTGGTATTGCTCGAGCTGTGGCCTTGAAGCCAAAACTAATCGTATGTGATGAACCGGTCTCGGCACTGGATGTGTCGATCCAAGCTCAAATATTGAACCTGCTGAAGGATCTACAACAAGAGTTTAATCTTACATACCTGTTCATTGGACATGGACTAGGCTCGGTTAAATATATGAGTGACCGAATTGCAGTTATGTATTTAGGGAAAATCGTCGAGTTTGCTTCTGCCAGCGCTTTATTCCAGCATCCGAAGCATCCTTATACCAAAGCGTTGTTGGATGCTTATCCTGTCCCTAATCCATATCTTCGGAATAAAGAGCGAATCCTCTTGCAAGGGGATGTTCCAAGTCCGGCAGCACCACCGACAGGCTGTCGTTTTCATACCCGCTGCCCGATGGCAAATCATAAATGTAAGGAAGAAGAGCCTGAACTGACGAATCATGGAACTGACCAGAACCATCTGTATGCCTGTCATTATCCACTTATAAATAACCAAATAGTGAGGACTAGAGAAGAGGGGGCGCTCTATGTTTAA